One Suricata suricatta isolate VVHF042 chromosome 15, meerkat_22Aug2017_6uvM2_HiC, whole genome shotgun sequence DNA segment encodes these proteins:
- the ZNF250 gene encoding zinc finger protein 250 isoform X1 has product MRRRERRRGCPGEGGRRPASPRLAQELPKVENQGLRSPSGPRSGRSACAVRSSSDLSSSEISGDHTMAAARLLPPPAGPQAKVTFEDVAVLLSQEEWDRLGPAQRGLYRHVMMETYGNVVSLGLPGSKPNVICQLERGEEPWVLDGQGAEETRGLGSGHSDNSKRDHMTACRQQDSSPCPWEYENKGENQNRDMSRKPFISEEIPVILGKAPTGWTDESYKPEQSFCVSPSPVGPPEVQVLSQSVPVSQNQAVPSGERPYKCTECGKCFGRSSHLLQHQRTHTGEKPYVCGVCGKAFSQSSVLSKHRRIHTGEKPYECNECGKAFRVSSDLAQHHKIHTGEKPHECLECRKSFTQLSHLIQHQRIHTGERPYVCPLCGKAFNHSTVLRSHQRVHTGEKPHECAQCGRAFSVKRTLLQHQRVHTGEKPYTCSECGRAFSDRSVLIQHHNVHTGEKPYECGECGKAFSHRSTLMNHERIHTEEKPYGCYACGKAFVQHSHLTQHQRVHTGEKPYVCGECGHAFSARRSLVQHERIHTGERPFRCAQCGKAFSLKATLIVHLRTHTGERPYECSRCGKAFSQYSVLIQHQRIHTGERPYECGECGRAFNQHGHLIQHQKVHRKL; this is encoded by the exons GCTCCTCTGACTTATCTTCCTCAGAAATCTCAGGGGATCACACTATGGCAGCGGCCAGACTCCTCCCACCACCAGCAGGACCCCAG GCCAAGGTGACCTTTGAGGATGTGGCTGTGCTCCTCTCCCAGGAAGAGTGGGACCGCCTGGGCCCTGCTCAACGTGGCCTCTACCGACACGTTATGATGGAGACCTATGGCAACGTGGTATCACTGG GACTTCCAGGATCGAAGCCCAATGTGATCTGTCAGCTGGAGCGAGGAGAAGAGCCGTGGGTTCTGGATGGGCAAGGGGCTGAGGAGACTAGGGGCCTGGGCAGCGGACATTCAG ACAATTCCAAGCGTGACCACATGACAGCTTGTAGGCAGCAAGACAGTTCACCCTGTCCATGGG AATATGAAAACAAGGGAGAAAACCAAAATAGAGACATGAGTCGGAAGCCATTTATTTCAGAGGAAATACCAGTGATTCTGGGGAAAGCACCCACAGGATGGACTGATGAAAGTTATAAACCTGAGCAGAGTTTCTGTGTGAGTCCCAGCCCTGTTGGCCCACCTGAAGTTCAGGTCTTGAGCCAGAGTGTGCCTGTCTCTCAGAATCAGGCTGTTCCTAGTGGGGAGAGACCCTACAAGTGCACTGAGTGTGGGAAATGCTTTGGTCGGAGCTCCCATCTCCTCCAGCATCAGAGAAcacacactggagagaagccctatGTGTGCGGTGTGTGTGGGAAGGCCTTCAGCCAGAGCTCTGTCCTCAGTAAACATAGGAGAATCCACACTGGCGAGAAGCCCTACGAgtgtaatgaatgtggaaagGCCTTTCGAGTGAGCTCAGATCTTGCACAGCATCACAAGATACACACGGGTGAGAAGCCACATGAGTGTCTTGAGTGTCGGAAGTCGTTCACTCAGCTCTCGCATCTTATTCAGCACCAGCGGATCCACACGGGGGAAAGACCCTACGTGTGCCCGCTCTGCGGGAAGGCCTTCAACCACAGCACCGTCCTGCGAAGCCACCAGCGGGTGCACACTGGGGAGAAGCCGCACGAGTGCGCACAGTGTGGCCGCGCTTTCAGTGTGAAGAGGACGCTCCTCCAGCACCAGCGCGTGCACACCGGGGAGAAGCCCTACACCTGCAGTGAGTGCGGCCGCGCCTTTAGCGACCGTTCAGTCCTCATCCAGCACCACAACGTGCACACCGGGGAGAAGCCATACGAGTGCGGCGAGTGCGGGAAGGCCTTCAGCCACCGCTCCACGCTGATGAACCACGAGCGCATCCACACGGAGGAGAAGCCCTACGGCTGCTACGCGTGCGGGAAGGCCTTCGTGCAGCACTCCCACCTGACCCAGCACCAGCGGGTGCACACCGGGGAGAAGCCCTACGTGTGCGGCGAGTGCGGACACGCCTTCAGCGCCCGCAGGTCTCTGGTCCAGCACGAGAGGATCCACACGGGCGAGAGGCCCTTCCGCTGCGCGCAGTGCGGCAAGGCCTTCAGCCTGAAAGCGACACTGATCGTGCACCTGCGGACGCACACCGGGGAGCGGCCGTACGAGTGCAGCCGCTGCGGCAAGGCCTTCAGCCAGTACTCCGTGCTCATCCAGCACCAGCGGATCCACACGGGGGAGAGGCCCTACGAGTGCGGGGAGTGCGGGCGCGCCTTCAACCAGCACGGGCACCTGATCCAGCACCAGAAGGTGCACAGGAAGCTGTGA
- the ZNF250 gene encoding zinc finger protein 250 isoform X2: MKRGIPSRNPVGEDGSSDLSSSEISGDHTMAAARLLPPPAGPQPLSFQAKVTFEDVAVLLSQEEWDRLGPAQRGLYRHVMMETYGNVVSLGLPGSKPNVICQLERGEEPWVLDGQGAEETRGLGSGHSDNSKRDHMTACRQQDSSPCPWEYENKGENQNRDMSRKPFISEEIPVILGKAPTGWTDESYKPEQSFCVSPSPVGPPEVQVLSQSVPVSQNQAVPSGERPYKCTECGKCFGRSSHLLQHQRTHTGEKPYVCGVCGKAFSQSSVLSKHRRIHTGEKPYECNECGKAFRVSSDLAQHHKIHTGEKPHECLECRKSFTQLSHLIQHQRIHTGERPYVCPLCGKAFNHSTVLRSHQRVHTGEKPHECAQCGRAFSVKRTLLQHQRVHTGEKPYTCSECGRAFSDRSVLIQHHNVHTGEKPYECGECGKAFSHRSTLMNHERIHTEEKPYGCYACGKAFVQHSHLTQHQRVHTGEKPYVCGECGHAFSARRSLVQHERIHTGERPFRCAQCGKAFSLKATLIVHLRTHTGERPYECSRCGKAFSQYSVLIQHQRIHTGERPYECGECGRAFNQHGHLIQHQKVHRKL; the protein is encoded by the exons GCTCCTCTGACTTATCTTCCTCAGAAATCTCAGGGGATCACACTATGGCAGCGGCCAGACTCCTCCCACCACCAGCAGGACCCCAG CCCCTGTCATTCCAGGCCAAGGTGACCTTTGAGGATGTGGCTGTGCTCCTCTCCCAGGAAGAGTGGGACCGCCTGGGCCCTGCTCAACGTGGCCTCTACCGACACGTTATGATGGAGACCTATGGCAACGTGGTATCACTGG GACTTCCAGGATCGAAGCCCAATGTGATCTGTCAGCTGGAGCGAGGAGAAGAGCCGTGGGTTCTGGATGGGCAAGGGGCTGAGGAGACTAGGGGCCTGGGCAGCGGACATTCAG ACAATTCCAAGCGTGACCACATGACAGCTTGTAGGCAGCAAGACAGTTCACCCTGTCCATGGG AATATGAAAACAAGGGAGAAAACCAAAATAGAGACATGAGTCGGAAGCCATTTATTTCAGAGGAAATACCAGTGATTCTGGGGAAAGCACCCACAGGATGGACTGATGAAAGTTATAAACCTGAGCAGAGTTTCTGTGTGAGTCCCAGCCCTGTTGGCCCACCTGAAGTTCAGGTCTTGAGCCAGAGTGTGCCTGTCTCTCAGAATCAGGCTGTTCCTAGTGGGGAGAGACCCTACAAGTGCACTGAGTGTGGGAAATGCTTTGGTCGGAGCTCCCATCTCCTCCAGCATCAGAGAAcacacactggagagaagccctatGTGTGCGGTGTGTGTGGGAAGGCCTTCAGCCAGAGCTCTGTCCTCAGTAAACATAGGAGAATCCACACTGGCGAGAAGCCCTACGAgtgtaatgaatgtggaaagGCCTTTCGAGTGAGCTCAGATCTTGCACAGCATCACAAGATACACACGGGTGAGAAGCCACATGAGTGTCTTGAGTGTCGGAAGTCGTTCACTCAGCTCTCGCATCTTATTCAGCACCAGCGGATCCACACGGGGGAAAGACCCTACGTGTGCCCGCTCTGCGGGAAGGCCTTCAACCACAGCACCGTCCTGCGAAGCCACCAGCGGGTGCACACTGGGGAGAAGCCGCACGAGTGCGCACAGTGTGGCCGCGCTTTCAGTGTGAAGAGGACGCTCCTCCAGCACCAGCGCGTGCACACCGGGGAGAAGCCCTACACCTGCAGTGAGTGCGGCCGCGCCTTTAGCGACCGTTCAGTCCTCATCCAGCACCACAACGTGCACACCGGGGAGAAGCCATACGAGTGCGGCGAGTGCGGGAAGGCCTTCAGCCACCGCTCCACGCTGATGAACCACGAGCGCATCCACACGGAGGAGAAGCCCTACGGCTGCTACGCGTGCGGGAAGGCCTTCGTGCAGCACTCCCACCTGACCCAGCACCAGCGGGTGCACACCGGGGAGAAGCCCTACGTGTGCGGCGAGTGCGGACACGCCTTCAGCGCCCGCAGGTCTCTGGTCCAGCACGAGAGGATCCACACGGGCGAGAGGCCCTTCCGCTGCGCGCAGTGCGGCAAGGCCTTCAGCCTGAAAGCGACACTGATCGTGCACCTGCGGACGCACACCGGGGAGCGGCCGTACGAGTGCAGCCGCTGCGGCAAGGCCTTCAGCCAGTACTCCGTGCTCATCCAGCACCAGCGGATCCACACGGGGGAGAGGCCCTACGAGTGCGGGGAGTGCGGGCGCGCCTTCAACCAGCACGGGCACCTGATCCAGCACCAGAAGGTGCACAGGAAGCTGTGA
- the ZNF250 gene encoding zinc finger protein 250 isoform X3, whose translation MKRGIPSRNPVGSSDLSSSEISGDHTMAAARLLPPPAGPQPLSFQAKVTFEDVAVLLSQEEWDRLGPAQRGLYRHVMMETYGNVVSLGLPGSKPNVICQLERGEEPWVLDGQGAEETRGLGSGHSDNSKRDHMTACRQQDSSPCPWEYENKGENQNRDMSRKPFISEEIPVILGKAPTGWTDESYKPEQSFCVSPSPVGPPEVQVLSQSVPVSQNQAVPSGERPYKCTECGKCFGRSSHLLQHQRTHTGEKPYVCGVCGKAFSQSSVLSKHRRIHTGEKPYECNECGKAFRVSSDLAQHHKIHTGEKPHECLECRKSFTQLSHLIQHQRIHTGERPYVCPLCGKAFNHSTVLRSHQRVHTGEKPHECAQCGRAFSVKRTLLQHQRVHTGEKPYTCSECGRAFSDRSVLIQHHNVHTGEKPYECGECGKAFSHRSTLMNHERIHTEEKPYGCYACGKAFVQHSHLTQHQRVHTGEKPYVCGECGHAFSARRSLVQHERIHTGERPFRCAQCGKAFSLKATLIVHLRTHTGERPYECSRCGKAFSQYSVLIQHQRIHTGERPYECGECGRAFNQHGHLIQHQKVHRKL comes from the exons GCTCCTCTGACTTATCTTCCTCAGAAATCTCAGGGGATCACACTATGGCAGCGGCCAGACTCCTCCCACCACCAGCAGGACCCCAG CCCCTGTCATTCCAGGCCAAGGTGACCTTTGAGGATGTGGCTGTGCTCCTCTCCCAGGAAGAGTGGGACCGCCTGGGCCCTGCTCAACGTGGCCTCTACCGACACGTTATGATGGAGACCTATGGCAACGTGGTATCACTGG GACTTCCAGGATCGAAGCCCAATGTGATCTGTCAGCTGGAGCGAGGAGAAGAGCCGTGGGTTCTGGATGGGCAAGGGGCTGAGGAGACTAGGGGCCTGGGCAGCGGACATTCAG ACAATTCCAAGCGTGACCACATGACAGCTTGTAGGCAGCAAGACAGTTCACCCTGTCCATGGG AATATGAAAACAAGGGAGAAAACCAAAATAGAGACATGAGTCGGAAGCCATTTATTTCAGAGGAAATACCAGTGATTCTGGGGAAAGCACCCACAGGATGGACTGATGAAAGTTATAAACCTGAGCAGAGTTTCTGTGTGAGTCCCAGCCCTGTTGGCCCACCTGAAGTTCAGGTCTTGAGCCAGAGTGTGCCTGTCTCTCAGAATCAGGCTGTTCCTAGTGGGGAGAGACCCTACAAGTGCACTGAGTGTGGGAAATGCTTTGGTCGGAGCTCCCATCTCCTCCAGCATCAGAGAAcacacactggagagaagccctatGTGTGCGGTGTGTGTGGGAAGGCCTTCAGCCAGAGCTCTGTCCTCAGTAAACATAGGAGAATCCACACTGGCGAGAAGCCCTACGAgtgtaatgaatgtggaaagGCCTTTCGAGTGAGCTCAGATCTTGCACAGCATCACAAGATACACACGGGTGAGAAGCCACATGAGTGTCTTGAGTGTCGGAAGTCGTTCACTCAGCTCTCGCATCTTATTCAGCACCAGCGGATCCACACGGGGGAAAGACCCTACGTGTGCCCGCTCTGCGGGAAGGCCTTCAACCACAGCACCGTCCTGCGAAGCCACCAGCGGGTGCACACTGGGGAGAAGCCGCACGAGTGCGCACAGTGTGGCCGCGCTTTCAGTGTGAAGAGGACGCTCCTCCAGCACCAGCGCGTGCACACCGGGGAGAAGCCCTACACCTGCAGTGAGTGCGGCCGCGCCTTTAGCGACCGTTCAGTCCTCATCCAGCACCACAACGTGCACACCGGGGAGAAGCCATACGAGTGCGGCGAGTGCGGGAAGGCCTTCAGCCACCGCTCCACGCTGATGAACCACGAGCGCATCCACACGGAGGAGAAGCCCTACGGCTGCTACGCGTGCGGGAAGGCCTTCGTGCAGCACTCCCACCTGACCCAGCACCAGCGGGTGCACACCGGGGAGAAGCCCTACGTGTGCGGCGAGTGCGGACACGCCTTCAGCGCCCGCAGGTCTCTGGTCCAGCACGAGAGGATCCACACGGGCGAGAGGCCCTTCCGCTGCGCGCAGTGCGGCAAGGCCTTCAGCCTGAAAGCGACACTGATCGTGCACCTGCGGACGCACACCGGGGAGCGGCCGTACGAGTGCAGCCGCTGCGGCAAGGCCTTCAGCCAGTACTCCGTGCTCATCCAGCACCAGCGGATCCACACGGGGGAGAGGCCCTACGAGTGCGGGGAGTGCGGGCGCGCCTTCAACCAGCACGGGCACCTGATCCAGCACCAGAAGGTGCACAGGAAGCTGTGA
- the ZNF250 gene encoding zinc finger protein 250 isoform X4, with protein sequence MAAARLLPPPAGPQPLSFQAKVTFEDVAVLLSQEEWDRLGPAQRGLYRHVMMETYGNVVSLGLPGSKPNVICQLERGEEPWVLDGQGAEETRGLGSGHSDNSKRDHMTACRQQDSSPCPWEYENKGENQNRDMSRKPFISEEIPVILGKAPTGWTDESYKPEQSFCVSPSPVGPPEVQVLSQSVPVSQNQAVPSGERPYKCTECGKCFGRSSHLLQHQRTHTGEKPYVCGVCGKAFSQSSVLSKHRRIHTGEKPYECNECGKAFRVSSDLAQHHKIHTGEKPHECLECRKSFTQLSHLIQHQRIHTGERPYVCPLCGKAFNHSTVLRSHQRVHTGEKPHECAQCGRAFSVKRTLLQHQRVHTGEKPYTCSECGRAFSDRSVLIQHHNVHTGEKPYECGECGKAFSHRSTLMNHERIHTEEKPYGCYACGKAFVQHSHLTQHQRVHTGEKPYVCGECGHAFSARRSLVQHERIHTGERPFRCAQCGKAFSLKATLIVHLRTHTGERPYECSRCGKAFSQYSVLIQHQRIHTGERPYECGECGRAFNQHGHLIQHQKVHRKL encoded by the exons ATGGCAGCGGCCAGACTCCTCCCACCACCAGCAGGACCCCAG CCCCTGTCATTCCAGGCCAAGGTGACCTTTGAGGATGTGGCTGTGCTCCTCTCCCAGGAAGAGTGGGACCGCCTGGGCCCTGCTCAACGTGGCCTCTACCGACACGTTATGATGGAGACCTATGGCAACGTGGTATCACTGG GACTTCCAGGATCGAAGCCCAATGTGATCTGTCAGCTGGAGCGAGGAGAAGAGCCGTGGGTTCTGGATGGGCAAGGGGCTGAGGAGACTAGGGGCCTGGGCAGCGGACATTCAG ACAATTCCAAGCGTGACCACATGACAGCTTGTAGGCAGCAAGACAGTTCACCCTGTCCATGGG AATATGAAAACAAGGGAGAAAACCAAAATAGAGACATGAGTCGGAAGCCATTTATTTCAGAGGAAATACCAGTGATTCTGGGGAAAGCACCCACAGGATGGACTGATGAAAGTTATAAACCTGAGCAGAGTTTCTGTGTGAGTCCCAGCCCTGTTGGCCCACCTGAAGTTCAGGTCTTGAGCCAGAGTGTGCCTGTCTCTCAGAATCAGGCTGTTCCTAGTGGGGAGAGACCCTACAAGTGCACTGAGTGTGGGAAATGCTTTGGTCGGAGCTCCCATCTCCTCCAGCATCAGAGAAcacacactggagagaagccctatGTGTGCGGTGTGTGTGGGAAGGCCTTCAGCCAGAGCTCTGTCCTCAGTAAACATAGGAGAATCCACACTGGCGAGAAGCCCTACGAgtgtaatgaatgtggaaagGCCTTTCGAGTGAGCTCAGATCTTGCACAGCATCACAAGATACACACGGGTGAGAAGCCACATGAGTGTCTTGAGTGTCGGAAGTCGTTCACTCAGCTCTCGCATCTTATTCAGCACCAGCGGATCCACACGGGGGAAAGACCCTACGTGTGCCCGCTCTGCGGGAAGGCCTTCAACCACAGCACCGTCCTGCGAAGCCACCAGCGGGTGCACACTGGGGAGAAGCCGCACGAGTGCGCACAGTGTGGCCGCGCTTTCAGTGTGAAGAGGACGCTCCTCCAGCACCAGCGCGTGCACACCGGGGAGAAGCCCTACACCTGCAGTGAGTGCGGCCGCGCCTTTAGCGACCGTTCAGTCCTCATCCAGCACCACAACGTGCACACCGGGGAGAAGCCATACGAGTGCGGCGAGTGCGGGAAGGCCTTCAGCCACCGCTCCACGCTGATGAACCACGAGCGCATCCACACGGAGGAGAAGCCCTACGGCTGCTACGCGTGCGGGAAGGCCTTCGTGCAGCACTCCCACCTGACCCAGCACCAGCGGGTGCACACCGGGGAGAAGCCCTACGTGTGCGGCGAGTGCGGACACGCCTTCAGCGCCCGCAGGTCTCTGGTCCAGCACGAGAGGATCCACACGGGCGAGAGGCCCTTCCGCTGCGCGCAGTGCGGCAAGGCCTTCAGCCTGAAAGCGACACTGATCGTGCACCTGCGGACGCACACCGGGGAGCGGCCGTACGAGTGCAGCCGCTGCGGCAAGGCCTTCAGCCAGTACTCCGTGCTCATCCAGCACCAGCGGATCCACACGGGGGAGAGGCCCTACGAGTGCGGGGAGTGCGGGCGCGCCTTCAACCAGCACGGGCACCTGATCCAGCACCAGAAGGTGCACAGGAAGCTGTGA